One Coccinella septempunctata chromosome 1, icCocSept1.1, whole genome shotgun sequence DNA window includes the following coding sequences:
- the LOC123313333 gene encoding circadian locomoter output cycles protein kaput isoform X2 has product MDDGSDDKDSKRKSRNLSEKKRRDQFNTLVNELNTMVSPGRKMDKSTVLKTAIALLKKHNDMTMKSKVTEIEENWKPAFLTNEEFIYLQLEAIDGFIIMFSTSGQIFYISESVISLLGYLPEKLIKMTIYEIAHEAERPNLYNILMNPPKEEEQVSFSCYIRRRGSDSNHTSHELINFIGNFRPERNRITNDNEYKDSSCENNSRLIFMGTGRIQTPQLIKETALVDSTKAEFISRHSLEWKFLFLDHRAPPIIGYLPFELLGTSGYDYYHVDDLDEVLKCHQLLMQRGEGTSCFYRFLTKGQQWIWLQTRFYITYHQWNSKPEFIVCSHRVVSYLDVMSCYTGKDDEILNEDSSPSMPWYKSSKRSPQKVAVSDCTSMSADSPGSRHSVITQNSVSGESFDGFYGKTRRPQSRIQTPQQVQFSYQEQQLNQQVIQIASKPQPILEPKHYVAAIPVTPVIASFPAPTVLTIGDNVMMSAPAQTQIQTDLQRKHAELQASIEQKQAELRRISEQLVMARLGILPSQPDHQSNSE; this is encoded by the exons AAAATCTAGAAATTTGAGCGAGAAAAAAAGACGTGATCAATTCAATACCTTGGTGAACGAACTAAACACTATGGTGTCCCCTGGTAGAAAAATGGACAAATCTACTGTCCTCAAAACAGCCATAGCTCTGTTGAAAAAGCACAATG ATATGACTATGAAATCTAAAGTGACTGAAATCGAAGAAAATTGGAAGCCGGCATTCTTAACGAATGAAGAATTCATTTACCTTCAGTTGGAAGCCATAGATGGTTTCATAATTATGTTTTCAACGTCAGggcaaattttttatatttccgaGAGTGTTATCTCTCTTTTAGGATATTTACCT GAGAAATTAATCAAAATGACAATATATGAAATAGCACACGAGGCAGAGAGGCCTAACTTGtataatattttaatgaatCCTCCTAAAGAAGAAGAGCAAGTTTCTTTTTCGTGCTATATCCGCAGAAGAGGATCTGATAGTAACCACACTTCTCACGAATTAATCAATTTCATTGGCAATTTCC GTCCAGAGAGGAACAGAATCACGAACGACAACGAATACAAGGACTCATCCTGCGAGAATAACTCGAG GTTGATTTTTATGGGTACAGGCAGGATACAGACCCCTCAACTCATCAAAGAAACAGCCCTGGTCGATTCTACCAAAGCAGAGTTCATATCAAGGCACAGCCTGGAGTGGAAGTTCTTGTTCCTAGACCATAGGGCCCCACCCATCATTGGATACCTACCTTTCGAGCTGTTGGGCACTTCTGGCTACGACTACTACCATGTCGACGATCTGGACGAGGTGCTCAAGTGCCACCAGCTGCTGATGCAGAGGGGAGAGGGTACGTCCTGTTTTTACAGGTTCTTGACCAAGGGGCAACAGTGGATTTGGCTGCAGACCAGATTTTATATAACGTATCACCAGTGGAATTCCAAACCTGAATTCATTGTCTGTTCGCATAGGGTTGTCAG TTATTTGGACGTTATGAGTTGCTATACAGGAAAGGATGATGAGATTCTGAATGAGGATAGTTCCCCGTCTATGCCTTGGTACAAATCTAGTAAAAGAAGTCCGCAGAAGGTGGCAGTCTCCGACTGTACATCGATGTCAGCAGATTCTCCAGGATCAAGGCATTCTGTCATCACCCAAAATTCAGTG TCTGGAGAGAGCTTCGATGGTTTTTATGGTAAGACACGTCGTCCGCAATCACGCATACAAACTCCCCAACAAGTGCAATTCAGCTACCAGGAACAACAGTTGAATCAACAAGTTATACAAATTGCTTCAAAGCCTCAGCCCATTCTGGAACCTAAACATTACGTGGCAGCAATTCCTGTAACTCCAGTCATTGCCAGTTTTCCTGCTCCAACAGTTTTGACT ATTGGAGACAACGTTATGATGTCAGCCCCTGCACAAACCCAAATACAGACAGACTTACAGAGAAAACACGCCGAATTACAGGCTTCAATCGAACAGAAACAAGCTGAGTTGAGACGTATTTCCGAACAGCTTGTGATGGCCAGGCTTGGCATCCTTCCTAGTCAACCTGACCACCAGTCCAATAGTGAGTGA
- the LOC123313333 gene encoding circadian locomoter output cycles protein kaput isoform X1: protein MPIDQSTNDEWRHAVGESDIMDDGSDDKDSKRKSRNLSEKKRRDQFNTLVNELNTMVSPGRKMDKSTVLKTAIALLKKHNDMTMKSKVTEIEENWKPAFLTNEEFIYLQLEAIDGFIIMFSTSGQIFYISESVISLLGYLPEKLIKMTIYEIAHEAERPNLYNILMNPPKEEEQVSFSCYIRRRGSDSNHTSHELINFIGNFRPERNRITNDNEYKDSSCENNSRLIFMGTGRIQTPQLIKETALVDSTKAEFISRHSLEWKFLFLDHRAPPIIGYLPFELLGTSGYDYYHVDDLDEVLKCHQLLMQRGEGTSCFYRFLTKGQQWIWLQTRFYITYHQWNSKPEFIVCSHRVVSYLDVMSCYTGKDDEILNEDSSPSMPWYKSSKRSPQKVAVSDCTSMSADSPGSRHSVITQNSVSGESFDGFYGKTRRPQSRIQTPQQVQFSYQEQQLNQQVIQIASKPQPILEPKHYVAAIPVTPVIASFPAPTVLTIGDNVMMSAPAQTQIQTDLQRKHAELQASIEQKQAELRRISEQLVMARLGILPSQPDHQSNSE, encoded by the exons AAAATCTAGAAATTTGAGCGAGAAAAAAAGACGTGATCAATTCAATACCTTGGTGAACGAACTAAACACTATGGTGTCCCCTGGTAGAAAAATGGACAAATCTACTGTCCTCAAAACAGCCATAGCTCTGTTGAAAAAGCACAATG ATATGACTATGAAATCTAAAGTGACTGAAATCGAAGAAAATTGGAAGCCGGCATTCTTAACGAATGAAGAATTCATTTACCTTCAGTTGGAAGCCATAGATGGTTTCATAATTATGTTTTCAACGTCAGggcaaattttttatatttccgaGAGTGTTATCTCTCTTTTAGGATATTTACCT GAGAAATTAATCAAAATGACAATATATGAAATAGCACACGAGGCAGAGAGGCCTAACTTGtataatattttaatgaatCCTCCTAAAGAAGAAGAGCAAGTTTCTTTTTCGTGCTATATCCGCAGAAGAGGATCTGATAGTAACCACACTTCTCACGAATTAATCAATTTCATTGGCAATTTCC GTCCAGAGAGGAACAGAATCACGAACGACAACGAATACAAGGACTCATCCTGCGAGAATAACTCGAG GTTGATTTTTATGGGTACAGGCAGGATACAGACCCCTCAACTCATCAAAGAAACAGCCCTGGTCGATTCTACCAAAGCAGAGTTCATATCAAGGCACAGCCTGGAGTGGAAGTTCTTGTTCCTAGACCATAGGGCCCCACCCATCATTGGATACCTACCTTTCGAGCTGTTGGGCACTTCTGGCTACGACTACTACCATGTCGACGATCTGGACGAGGTGCTCAAGTGCCACCAGCTGCTGATGCAGAGGGGAGAGGGTACGTCCTGTTTTTACAGGTTCTTGACCAAGGGGCAACAGTGGATTTGGCTGCAGACCAGATTTTATATAACGTATCACCAGTGGAATTCCAAACCTGAATTCATTGTCTGTTCGCATAGGGTTGTCAG TTATTTGGACGTTATGAGTTGCTATACAGGAAAGGATGATGAGATTCTGAATGAGGATAGTTCCCCGTCTATGCCTTGGTACAAATCTAGTAAAAGAAGTCCGCAGAAGGTGGCAGTCTCCGACTGTACATCGATGTCAGCAGATTCTCCAGGATCAAGGCATTCTGTCATCACCCAAAATTCAGTG TCTGGAGAGAGCTTCGATGGTTTTTATGGTAAGACACGTCGTCCGCAATCACGCATACAAACTCCCCAACAAGTGCAATTCAGCTACCAGGAACAACAGTTGAATCAACAAGTTATACAAATTGCTTCAAAGCCTCAGCCCATTCTGGAACCTAAACATTACGTGGCAGCAATTCCTGTAACTCCAGTCATTGCCAGTTTTCCTGCTCCAACAGTTTTGACT ATTGGAGACAACGTTATGATGTCAGCCCCTGCACAAACCCAAATACAGACAGACTTACAGAGAAAACACGCCGAATTACAGGCTTCAATCGAACAGAAACAAGCTGAGTTGAGACGTATTTCCGAACAGCTTGTGATGGCCAGGCTTGGCATCCTTCCTAGTCAACCTGACCACCAGTCCAATAGTGAGTGA
- the LOC123319749 gene encoding insulin-like growth factor-binding protein complex acid labile subunit, whose amino-acid sequence MFTIKSCTYWAIFILSQIYFADSYRLYIERTSKRCAYGERGSLTATCENIDTPSFFKSTPYRFDHLDETLQCLNCSLRSIEPNSFDISGNQIKHLILRNSGIGELHQRAFVGLVFVLDVDLSSNSIRMISSGTFAGIKKIESINLKNNSLALLSNDGFGELANLVTLTLSQNKIGDIEPFAFRGLKSIKYLKLDSNRINNISVVFQNLTTLEHLDLSDNRISALKGSEFTNLTSLLELRLDKNKIKSIPSLEFFGMLQLELLGLSSNLLSSYESQAFDGLTMLETLDLGNNQLTSIREKSFTSLHGLVNLNLTGNRFTVFQVRRFAGLPKLRILDLSNNKIEDIDVSGIFPLHDLHTLDLSRNNLTDLDYVSLLHRMPRVSYLSLQGNDWRCDLESDMEKYFNGENFKFQLFDKKNGSVKCNDSIPKKNHVFQALSVGESSVVAEQSAATSQLPVIFGLIFLAFAVILLSYGQYQISRELRFNPLLRRRRTQSEVKLFQSEIRDDDSDFPK is encoded by the exons ATGTTCACA ATAAAATCATGTACATATTGGGCGATATTCATCTTGAGCCAGATCTACTTCGCAGACTCGTACCGGCTGTACATAGAAAGAACCTCAAAGAGATGCGCGTATGGAGAACGAGGATCACTGACAGCTACATGCGAAAATATAGACACGCCATCTTTTTTCAAGAGCACGCCGTATAGGTTCGACCACCTGGACGAAACCCTCCAATGCCTGAACTGCTCCCTCAGGAGCATCGAACCCAACTCCTTCGACATCTCCGGGAACCAAATCAAGCACCTCATCCTGAGAAACAGCGGCATCGGGGAGCTGCACCAGAGGGCCTTCGTCGGGCTGGTGTTCGTCTTGGACGTGGACCTGTCCAGCAACAGCATCAGGATGATCAGTTCGGGAACATTCGCCGGGATTAAGAAGATAGAATCGATCAATCTCAAGAACAACTCGTTGGCGTTACTCTCGAACGACGGTTTTGGTGAATTGGCGAATTTGGTCACCCTTACCCTGAGCCAGAACAAAATCGGGGATATCGAGCCTTTCGCCTTCCGCGGACTGAAAAGTATTAAATATCTGAAACTCGACAGCAATCGAATCAACAACATATCCGTCGTTTTCCAAAACTTGACAACGCTGGAACATTTAGATCTTTCAGATAACCGCATCAGCGCCTTGAAAGGTAGCGAATTCACCAACCTCACTTCGCTGTTGGAGCTGAGACTGGACAAGAACAAGATTAAATCCATCCCATCCTTGGAGTTCTTCGGAATGCTTCAGTTGGAACTCTTGGGACTGTCCTCCAACTTGTTGTCAAGTTATGAGTCTCAAGCGTTCGACGGTTTGACCATGCTGGAGACGCTGGATTTGGGCAACAATCAACTGACCAGTATTCGAGAAAAATCCTTCACCAGTCTACACGGCCTAGTCAACCTGAATCTGACAGGTAATCGTTTCACAGTGTTCCAAGTGAGGAGATTCGCAGGTCTGCCAAAACTGAGGATTCTAGATTTGTCCAACAATAAGATAGAAGACATCGACGTGTCCGGCATCTTCCCTCTACACGACCTGCACACTCTGGACCTATCAAGAAACAACCTGACTGATCTTGACTACGTGAGTCTTCTCCATAGAATGCCCAGAGTTTCGTACCTGTCCCTACAGGGTAACGACTGGCGTTGCGACTTAGAATCGGATATGGAGAAGTACTTCAACGGGGAGAATTTCAAATTCCAACTTTTCGACAAGAAGAACGGAAGCGTCAAATGCAATGACAGCATCCCGAAGAAGAATCACGTGTTCCAGGCGCTATCTGTTGGGGAAAGCTCAGTGGTGGCAGAACAAAGCGCGGCTACTTCTCAGCTACCGGTTATTTTCGGTTTGATCTTCTTAGCTTTCGCCGTGATACTGCTCAGTTACGGCCAGTACCAGATCTCGAGGGAGCTGCGCTTCAACCCTTTGCTCAGGAGGAGGAGGACTCAATCTGAAGTCAAGCTGTTTCAGTCGGAAATTCGCGATGACGACAGTGATTTTCCTAAGTAA